The Setaria viridis chromosome 2, Setaria_viridis_v4.0, whole genome shotgun sequence DNA window CAAGCAAACATAGGGTAGTAAGAAATATTGAAATCCAGTATTCCAGTATGAAAACATGTATCAATCCAGACACTGATGACACAAATTGAATGGCATGTCAACTCATACCAGCATGAACAGATAATGAATTCAGACAATATTTCATGCATGAAGGACATTGCTACAGATAGCAACTATACAGAGGGAAGGTGCTGGGAGCAAAAGTGATAAAAAAGAACTCCCTTGGCAAGTAGAAGCATACAAACTACATGGAAATAGTCCTAGTTTAACCAGCATTGCAGATCTAAACATGTCGTTCAGAACTGCAGAATAAACAGTGCAAGGAGCATTAAATTCTTGCAAAAAAGATATGAACTCTCTGCTTTCTCCAAAGAACCTTGCTGGATTTTTTTGCAGTATTACAAATATGTAACTGAAACATATTCATTGACGGTCAGGACAGGTATCCTGTTGACAGCCAGGGTTAATTTGTGGTTGAACCATTCAtcattaaacaaaaaaaaagtctagACAGATTCAAAGGAAGACATCCAGAACCACAACAGGGGAGCCGCAGATGCCTAGGCAGCCCCAAAGATCACGTAATTCAGATACAAATCATGACCAAGACTGAAACTATACAAAGCGCATCGAAAGATCAAAGCTTTCTACTACACTGCAAAGTCGTCTTGCGGGTGAATCTACTGGATCCGTCTCACACTTGGGACGCCTCTGAATCCGCAAGTAACCGCAAGTTTCAGAGCGCACAAATCAGTACGGGAAAACAAAATAGATATCAAAGCAGTTTGTCCGCGACACCTCTAAATCAACAAACAATAGGAGATTTGTGTTGCCATTAATTCTTTATGGTCGTAACAAGCGAGAGGGGGATGCACCGGTACCGTACCTTGCAGGGGCGGTTCTTGATGACGATGAAACCGTTCTTGCGGATGGTGCCGGCCTGCTGCGGGTAGGTCTTggaggcgccggcgtcggccttGGACTCGAAGTGGTGCTCCTCCGAGTCCGACATGTCGGAGAATCTAAAAGGAGTCCTGGTAAACAcaagaacagcagcagcaagaagcAGAGCACAGGAATATTAGAGAAGAAACAAAAACGAAGAGAGTTGGCGAATTTCACCAAGAGATCTGAATCAAGGAAAAAAGCTGATGCTCACCGGCGGAGAAGTGGGGAGAGGAGATGCAGCGACGGATGCGAATATGGGATTGGGATGGATCCGCAAGACTAGGGTTCTTGTTGGTCGCCCCTGCCAGATTTTTATCTGAAGAGAAGGGGGACGTGTTGGATTGGGACTGTTATCGTTGTTGGGCCGTATCTCGTAGATAGCCCATGTGTCAACTGGATGGAGAGTCCTCACGAGATACGGCCCATGAGTTGACGGGCCGGCATTCTTCTCTTCTCGATTTCCTTCTCCGCCCGTCGAGCCCGCTAGAAACAAATGCAGCGATCGAAATCGAACCCCCTGAAAAGAGAGGAGCCGAGAAAGACGCAAAGGACTCGAAAAGCCATTTCGATGAGGATGTTGCTTGATGGCTTGACGTGAGCCATTTGCGTGCTCGGAGAGACAAGGAACAAGATGTGTGTAAAAGGACCTCCTTTCCTTGCTGTAAAGGATGACCAACAGACTAGCAAGGTAGAGGAGACTAGACAGGGTGACAAGCAAACCTTCCAGCCAAGCAAGAAACACAAAGTGTAACAAGTAGATGAAAGTGTCTCTGACGCTGCTTTTTCGTTAGATGAAGCGTGCATACAAACCTTGCTATAAATTTCCATGCATGTTGAAATTAAGAATGCACGGGTACACGTAAGTTGCTTACGAAACACTGCAGAGCTTAAATGGGCAGCTAAGCTGGTAGGAAGGAAAGAAACGAACGGCCAACAAAAGCTAGCAGTGTACGATCCTGCATCATGACCATACAgatgatgctgctgctgctgctgctgcttggctgAGAGATGGATCCAACGATCCATCCATGAATTACTTTTTTGTTTTCGAGAATAGGAGACCAAGCAGCAGATGATTGCTGCAGTAATTTCGCCCAGCATTGCAGCAGCAGATGCGAAGAGGCGTGCATGTTACTGTCTGACAGGCGAGGGATCTGCTTCTACTTATAAAAATGCAGCTCCACCGATCCCCTGCCTCTGTCTAGAGGGTTCTTGCATTTGCGGCACCAACTCAGCTCGTCGTCACTCTCCTCGCCTCACTGTCCCACTCCCACCCACCCGCTGGCCGCTGCTCATAGATAGATTCAGcagctcctctcctcctccagctcacCCGCGCGGTCCATCTCCCATCCCATCCGTCCCAACTAACTCTCTGAGAGACACGATGGAGATGCGGCTGGCGCTGGCCCTGCTTGTGCTCGCCGTGGCGGCGTCGCAGctgccgtcggcggcggaggcggccaacTACACGGTGGGCGACGAAAAGGGCTGGAATCCCGACGTCGACTACACGGCCTGGGTCAAGAAGCACAAACCCTTCTTCAAGGGAGACTGGCTCAGTAAGCTGCTCCTCCGGCTCCTTCAATCTTCTTCCATTCCGTTCCAATTTCCGTTCAAGAAATTGAACAAGAACAACAAAAGCTACCTAGCTCGGTGCTGACAAGCAGAGAACGAATCCATTGTTGCAGTCTTCGAGTACCAGAACGGTCGGTCGGACGTTGTGCAGGTGGACGAGGTCGGGTACGACAACTGCGACAAGGCCAACGCGCTGAGCAGCTACAGCAAAGGACACACCTACGCCTTCCAGCTCAAGGAGGCCAAGGACTACTACTTCATCTGCAGCTACGGATACTGCTACAACGGCATGAAGGTCCACGTCACCGCCAGGTCCACCGGCTCCtcccccagctcctcctccggcggctcATCCGATGATTCCTCCTCATCCGACGATTCCTCCGACGACACGCCCTCGCCCCCATCCAAGAAGTCCAAGGCCAAGTCCAGTGCTGCCTCGCCgtccctcctcgccggcgccaccccctACGCGTCCATTATTGCCGccacaggcgccgccgccctgctcctCAACAGGATTATGCTGTGATGAGTGATGACTCTGATCCATCCATTCAGACATCAGAGGTCCATCTATCCATCAGATCGGTTCAGTTGTGCTATAagattctcttcttcctttttttcctctctcttcttccctTTCAGATCTCtagctgctcctcctcctcctcggttgCGTGATTATTGGTTGGTTCTTGGTCCcattttcctttctcttttttcctctCAACTTTTACTAGCTTTCTTTTCAAGTGGAGTTCGGTAATGCTGCTACTGTAGTAGTAACTGAGTTGTCGATGCAATTTTCAAACAAGGTTAGTGTAATGTCAAGTGTGAAGAGCTTTATTCATTCATTTACACCTAATTATCTTTTTTTCCCGGTACAAATTATtctgcttttttttattttgccgCATTTCCCGCATGGCATGATAAGCAGATCGATGAGAAGCTgcatccagcagcagcagcagatgcaaGTGGCGACATGCAGGCCCATGTGGCAGCCATGTGCCTCCTGTTTCTTCGGTTTTTTCTTCATACTGCGTATGCTTGCTGCTTTGTTTGTTTACAGTTGAGCAGTAGCACTGCCTGTACACTACTTTTTCTCACTCCTACTCCACTGACTTGCTGCCTCCCTAACCGCACGTGCTGACGTGCACCGACACCTATCGAATAAccaaaagttaaaaaaaatagccattacttttcaaaaaaaattgccaTTTTGCTGGCACTCTTTTCCAATATTTCTACTCATTTACCTTGTCAAACAAAAAGTTTGTTTCCCTAATA harbors:
- the LOC117845037 gene encoding mavicyanin; this translates as MEMRLALALLVLAVAASQLPSAAEAANYTVGDEKGWNPDVDYTAWVKKHKPFFKGDWLIFEYQNGRSDVVQVDEVGYDNCDKANALSSYSKGHTYAFQLKEAKDYYFICSYGYCYNGMKVHVTARSTGSSPSSSSGGSSDDSSSSDDSSDDTPSPPSKKSKAKSSAASPSLLAGATPYASIIAATGAAALLLNRIML